The stretch of DNA GCCCTGGAGGTCCTGTAGCGAGTTGATCTCCTTGTTGAACCAGCCGCCCATCTGCATACCGGTGTTGCCGACGACCATCGGCTTGACGCCGTAAGGCGCGTACGCCTCGTCCCAGAATGCCTGGCCGCCGCCACGGGTCAGCCAGGCGTTCATTTCGCTGGTCGACAGGCCGAACGGCACTGAGGTGAAGAACTGTGCGGTCGGCACCTTGCCCTTCCAGTAATACGCCGCGCCGTGGCCCAGTTCGGCGGTGCCGCGCGAGACGGCGTCGAACACCTCGAGGGCCGGCACCAGCTCGCCGCCAGCATAGACCTTGATGGTCAGGCGGCCGTCGCTCATGGTGTTGACCCGGTCGGCGAGGCGCTGCGCGGCCGTGCCCAGGCCGGGATAGTTCTTCGGCCAGGCGGTGACCATTTTCCAGTTATAGGTTTGCGGCGCTTCGCTGGCCGCAGCCTCTGGCTCCGAGGTGGGTTCAACTTTCTTTTCGTCGTTGCAGCCTGCAAGGCTAAGGGAGGCAAGCAGGGCAGCGGCGGCACCAAACAAGTGACGGCGTTTCATGAATGGCTGTTCCTTTGGCGAATTTTATTAGTATGGGTATAGGTTGACGTATACGTCATAGCGCTTCCAGTTTGGCATAACTGAGCATCAACCACTTGCTCCCTTCATCCTCGAAGTTCACCTGAACGCGCGCTTGAGCTCCGGAACCCTCGAAATTGAGGATGGTGCCTTCGCCGAACAGGGAATGACGCACACGCTGGCCGAGGTTGAATGGGGTTTCTGGCACGTTGGCGCCGTCGAACAGCGAGCCGCCGCTCATGCCCCGGCTGTTGAAGCTGCGGCTGACGGTGTTGCTCAGGCGCACTTCATTGACCAGGGCCGGCGGCAACTCGCGGACGAAGCGCGAGATCTTGTTATAGGTCTCGCTGCCGTACAGGCGCCGGGTTTCAGCGTAGGTGATGATCAGCTGTTGCATGGCCCGCGTGATGCCGACATAGGCCAGGCGGCGTTCTTCTTCAAGTCGGCCGGGCTCTTCGAGGCTCATCTTGTGCGGGAAGAGGCCTTCTTCCATGCCGACCAGGAACACCAGCGGAAACTCCAGGCCCTTGGCGCTGTGCAGGGTCATCAGCTGCACGCTGTCCTCGTGATCGCCGGCTTGTTGCTCGCCGGCCTCCAGCGAGGCGTGATCAAGGAACGCAGCCAGCGGTGTCTGCTCGTCTTCTTCACCTTCGCTGTAGTTGTCGAAGGCGCGCGCAGCGGAAACCAGTTCCTCGAGGTTTTCCACCCGTGCCTGGGCCTTCTCGCCTTTTTCGTCACGGTGATAGGCCAGCAGGCCGGATTGCTCGATAACCAGCTGCGCCATGTTGTGCAGCTGCATGCCTTCGACTTTCAGGGCGAGTGTGTCGATCAGCTCAACGAAGCCGTTCAGCGCGCTGGCGGCACGGCCGGAAACCACCTTGGTGCCAACGGCCTGGTGCAGCGCGGCCCACATCGAGGTTTCCTGCTGGCGCGCGAGCTGACGTAATGCCTCTACCGTTTTTTCGCCGATGCCGCGCGCCGGCACGTTGATCACCCTTTCCAGCGCGGCATCGTTGTCCCGCGCCTGGATCAGGCGCAGGTAGGCCATGGCGTTCTTGATCTCGGCCCGCTCGAAGAAGCGTTGGCCGCCGTAGATCCGGTAAGGAATGCGCTCACGCAGCAGGGCTTCTTCAAGCACACGGGACTGAGCGTTGGAGCGATAGAGAATGGCGATTTCGCTGCGGGTCAGCCCGTCCTTCTTGAGGGCGCTTTCGATGCTTTCGACGACATAGCGCGCTTCGTCGTGTTCGTTGAAGGCCGCGTACAGGCTGATCGGTTCGCCATCGCAGCCCTCGGTCCAGAGCTCCTTGCCCAGCCGGCCCTGATTATTGGCAATCAGCGCATTGGCGGCCTTGAGAATGCAGGCGGTGGAGCGATAGTTCTGTTCCAGGCGAATGGTTTCGGCGTCCTGGAAGTCTTCGCTGAACTGGTGCAGGTTTTCCACCCGCGCGCCGCGCCAGCCGTAGATCGACTGATCGTCATCGCCGACCACCATCAGGCTGTCGCCGCCCTTGGCCAGAAAGCGCAACCAGGCGTACTGGACGGCGTTTGTGTCCTGGAATTCGTCGACGAGGATGTGGCGAAAGCGCCGCTGGTAATGATCGAGCAGGCCCGGGTTGTCGCGCCACAGATCCAGGGCACGCAGCAATAGCTCGGAAAAGTCGATGACCCCGGCGCGTGCACAGGCGTCTTCGTAGGCCTGGTAAATGCTCAGCATGGTCGCCAGGAACAGGTCACCGCTCGCCTGAATGTGCTTCGGCCGCAGACCTTCGTCCTTTTGTCCGTTGATCCACCACTGGGCTTGCCGCGCGGGCCAGCGCTGCTCGTCCAGGCCCAGTTCTCGTATGACGCGCTTGACCAGCCGCTGCTGATCATCGGAGTCGAGAATCTGGAAGTTTTCCGCCAGCTTCGCTTCGCGCCAGTGGGCGCGCAACAGCCGATGTGCCAGCCCGTGGAAGGTGCCAACCCACATGCCTTGCGGGTTGACCTTCATCAGCTGCTCGATGCGATGACGCATCTCGGCCGCGGCCTTGTTGGTAAAGGTCACTGACAGGATCGAGTGCAAGGATGCGCGCTCAACCTGGTGCAGCCACGCGATGCGATGCACCAGCACGCGGGTCTTGCCCGAGCCTGCACCCGCCAGAACCAGTTGGCGGCCTAGTGGCGCGGCCACGGCCTGGCGTTGGGCATCGTTAAGGGAATTCAGGAGAAAGGAGATATCGTCATGCATGCCGCCATTCTATCCGCAAACCGATCCGGCTCGCTCGCGCAACGGACGGGCGCGGCTATACGATCGTCTCGGATATGGCCGCTGTGGGTTGCCGTATGGTTGTGACCTCGGAGGTGGCTGATCCGAAGGCCAGTTCGATGTAAGGCACGCTTGTGTCGGCAATGTTTTGCGCAGCGGTTCTCGTTCGTTGGTCGGAGCGGGCTATTGCAACAGCTAGCGACGTGCCATCATCGAGCGATGCCCCCACCATTAGACGCTATCAGGCACCCTCTTCAAGAACGCACGATGATCGATTCCGCTCAAGCCATTCAATCGGAGGGACTGACCCAGGACGAACAGGCCCTGGTCGATTCCGCTGAGCTGGAACAGCGGAGCGAGCGCACGCGGATCCTTTATCAAGGGTCACGCACTTCCCTGTTGCTGCTGATACTCGCCAGCCTGTTGTTTGTCGGACTGCTCTGGGACGAAGCGCCGTTGCTCGAGTTGTCGCTCTGGTCCGGTTGGACGGTATTGCTGGCGCTACTACGCCTGCATCAGGCGAGGCTGTTCGCCAAGGCGGACGCGGTGGACCAACAGCGCCCGTATTGGCGCCATGCGTTTCTTGTCGGTAGCGTCACCACCGCGATCACGCTGTGCTATGCCATCTTGGAATTGGTGCCCGGCGAATCGCTCGTTCAGCAGACTATTCTCTACGGCGTGGCCGGCTCGGTCATCGTCGCGTGCGGCGTAACCAGCGGCGTTTCGCTCGGTGCTTTTTTCTGCTTCGCCTTACCCAGTCTTCTCCCGGCCGCGTTCATGCTATTGAGCAGCGAGCAGGCGCAGCAGCAGGCATGGGGCGTGCTCGCCGTCATCGTTTTGCTGATGCTCAGCATGGTCGCCTGGCAGACCAACCGTTTACTGGCCGCGAGCCTGCAGCAGCGCGCTCAGAATCAGCAATTGATCGCGCGCCTCCAGCGCATGCGCGGCGAGGCGACCGAGCTGAACGGTGAGCTGGCGCGCGAGATCGAGCAGCGCCGGCAGGCAGAAGCCCAGTTGCAAGAAGCGCTTGAGGGGCTCGAACAACGCGTCGCCGAACGCACCGCCGAGCTCGGCGAGAGTGAAGCGCAGCTGAACCTCGCGCTGGAGGCCAGCGAATTGGGGCTGTGGGATTGGGACCTCGAGCATGACGAGCTCCATCATTCACGATTGGAAGTGGTATTTGGTATCGGTCGTACGGCCCGGCTGCGGTTGGCCGACCCGCAACGACCGAAAATTCACCCAGACGACCTGGCGCATGTCCGCCAAACCATCATCACGCATCTCAAAGGGGAAACCGATCGCTACTCGGTTCAGTATCGTGCGCTGATGGCGGACGGTCGTTGCCTGTGGATGGAGGATCGCGGGCGGGTCATCGAGCGGGCCGACAACGGCCGGGCGTTGCGGATGATCGGCACACGTCGGGATGTCAGTGAAGCGCATCGGCAGGCGGAGCAACAACGTCTGGCCGCCACCGTGTTTGAGGCCGCGGGGGAAGGCATGGCGATCCTGGACGCCAATTTCCGCCTGTTGGCGGTCAATGATGCGTGCTGCGCCCTCTCCGGTTATGCGCGCGACGAGCTCGTCGGCCACAGCGTCGCACGCTTGGCCAGTTCCGAGGACAGCCGTCAGCAGTTCCCGTCGATACGCGAATGCCTGGCGCGCGAAGGGCGCTGGCAGGGCGAGTTGATCGAAACCCGCAAAAACGGCGAGGTCTACCCACAGTGGGCACAGCTGCGGGCCGTGCTAGACGGTCAGGGCAACCTCACGAACGTAGTGGTGTTCGTTTCCGACCTCAGCGTACGGCGGCAGGTGGAAGAGCGCCTGCGCTACCTCACGCACTTCGACGAGCTCACCGGGCTGGCCAATCGCAGCCTGTTGAAAGCCCGCCTGCACAGTGCCTGCGAGCGTACCCGCAACAGCACGCGCGGATTGGCCGTGCTGTACATCGACCTTGACCGTTTCAAGGTGCTGAACCAGAGCCTTGGCCATGAGGCGGCCGACCAGCTCCTACGCGAAGCTGGCCGGCGGATGTCGCATACGTTCTCCGATGCCGACACCATCTCGCGGCTGTCGGGCGATGAATTCGTGGTGGTGCTGGAAGGCTACGGTAGCCTGTCTACACTGGCGAATATCGGTAGCCGTCTGCTGTCGCGCATGAGCAAGCCGATGCTGATTGACGGCCAAGAGCTGGTGGTCAGTGCCTCCATCGGTGTCAGCCTGATGCCGGATAATGCGCGCGAAGCCACCGCCCTGCTGCTGCAGGCGAACATGGCCATGCAGCACGCCAAACACCTGGGCGGCAATACGCTGCAGTTCTTCACGGAACGTCTGCAGGCGTCCAGTCTGGAAAATCTGAAGCTCGAAAACCAGCTACGGCGCGCCATTGACGAGCGGCAGCTGGAAGTCTTTTACCAGCCACGACTGAATGTGGCAGAAGACCGGCTGGACGCGGCCGAGGCGCTGGTGCGCTGGCGGCATCCGCAGCAGGGCCTGATTGCTCCAGGCGACTTCATTCCACTGGCCGAAGAGACCGGGCTGATTATCCCGTTGGGTGAATTCGTTTTGCGTGAAGCGTGCCGGCAAGCCCGCCAGTGGCAGCTGGACGGGCGGGCGGAGATCCGCGTCTCGGTCAATCTGTCGGTGAAGCAGCTGCGTCAGGGCAACTTCGTCAGCCTGGTGCGTCACGTGCTGGACGAGACCGGGCTGCCAGCCGACAAGCTCGAGCTTGAGCTGACCGAGAGCCAACTGCTCGACGACATCGACAACGCAGTCAGCATCAGCCATCAGCTGCGCGCACTCGGGGTGCGGCTGGCCATCGACGATTTCGGCACCGGGTACTCGTCACTCAGCTATTTGAAACGGTTCCCGGTGGATTTCGTCAAGATCGACCGCTCGTTCATCTCGGAACTGGAGCAGGTCGGGGGTGATGCCGCCATCGTCCGCGCGATCATCGCCATGGTCCACAGTCTGGAGCTGAAGGTGGTGGCCGAGGGCGTCGAGACCCAGGCCCAGATGGACTTCCTCAAAGCCCACGGCTGCGACGAGATTCAGGGCTATTTGATCAGCCGACCGGTACCGGCTGATGAGTTCGTGAAGCTACTGGTTTAGCGCGCCGAAGACGAGCCGCCGGGTGGCGCCCCACAGTCTCGTAGGGTGGGCTTCAGTCTTGTAGGGTGGGCTTCAGCCCACCAGCAATGGCACGCGTAGCAGCAAGCGGTGGGCTGAAGCGGAGCGCCGCCTGCGCTTTCCTGGCCATGCGCCTGCCTCTTAGCCTCTCGTAGTGCTTCCGTTCAGCTCGCGCATCACCAATGCGTAACGCAGATCCACCGTTTCCGGGACCGGCATGTAGAGCACGTGGCCATCGCCAGGCGCCACCTCGGTGCGTTCGCCGCGCTTGGTCTCCAGCGCTTCCAGGCGGAAATTCAGATTGCCCTGCGGCGTCATCAATTCCAGCCGGTCACCGACCCCGAAGCGGTTTTTGACGATGACTTCGGCCAGCCCGTTGCGTCGCTCGCCGGTCAGCTCGCCGACGAATTGCTGCCGATCTGACAACGAGAAGCCGCGCTCGTAGTTCTGGTATTCATCGTGCACGTGGCGGCGCAGGAAGCCTTCGGTGTAGCCGCGGTGGGCGAGCGACTCCAGCGTGTCCATCAGCGATTTATCGAAGGGACGACCGGCGACGGCATCGTCAATGGCCTTGCGGTAGACCTGGGCGGTGCGCGCCACGTAGTAGTGAGATTTGGTCCGACCTTCGATTTTCAGCGAGTGAACGCCCATCTGCACCAGCCGCTCGACATGCTGCACGGCGCGCAGGTCCTTGGAATTCATGATGTAGGTGCCGTGCTCATCCTCGAAGGCCTCCATCAGCTCGCCAGGGCGACTGCCGTCTTCGAGCAGAAACATATGATCAGTCGGTGCGCCGGCGCCCAGGGTGGGCTCGATCTGCTGCACCGGGATCGGCTGGTACTGCTGCACGATGTTGCCAAGTTCGTCTTCCTTGCCCTCGTGAGCCTTGTATTCCCAGCGGCAGGCATTGGTGCAGGAGCCCTGGTTAGGGTCGCGCTTGTTGATGTAGCCCGAGAGCAGGCAGCGGCCGGAATAGGCCATGCACAGCGCACCGTGGACGAACACTTCGAGTTCCATGCCTGGCACTTTCTCGCGGATCTCGCCGATCTCTTCCAGCGACAGCTCACGGGAAAGGATCGCCCGTGTCAGGCCCTGCTGTCGCCAGAACTCGACGCTGGCCCAGTTCACTGCGTTGGCCTGCACCGACAGGTGAACGGTCATCGCGGGGAAGTGCTGGCGGACCAGCATGATCAGGCCCGGGTCGGACATGATCAGCGCATCGGGACCCATTGCCACGACTGGCTCCAAATCCTTGATGAACGTCCGCAGTTTCGCGTTGTGCGGAGCGATATTGACCACCACGTAGAACTGCTTGCCCTGGGCGTGGGCTTCGTCGATGCCGAGCTTCAGATTGGCATGATCAAACTCGTTGTTGCGCACCCGCAGGCTGTAGCGAGGCTGGCCCGCGTAGACGGCGTCGGCGCCATAGGCGAAGGCGTAACGCATGGATTTCAGGGTGCCGGCAGGTGACAGCAGTTCGGGGCGAAGGAGGGTCATGACGGGGGTGGCTCGGTCTATCAGAAGTGCGCGAATTCTACTGAGTCGACGGCTGCTTTTCCCCGTGTCAGATCAAGACGGCAGCGAACTCCTGGAGCCTCCTCCAGTCACTCATAGGGTGAGCTTGAGTCGAGCGTATCGAGTTCCGATGCAAGCCAACCCGTTATCAGCCGGAGGCCCATCGTGAGCGAATACCCCGTCGATACCCGAGGCAGCCTGACCGCAACGATCTTTCTCGGGATCGGTTTGATGGCCGCCATCGACGAGATCGTCTTCCATCAGATACTGGCGTGGCACCACTTCTTTGACCGGTCCACACAGCCCATCGCGCTGCTCTCGGACGGCCTGTTGCATGCCGCCGAGTTGCTGATGCTGGCCGCCGGCTTTTACCTGTTCGTGCAGCTGAGCGGACGCCGCGCGGTGTCGCGCTTGCATGCCTGGGCTGGACTGTTCCTCGGCGCGGGCGGCTTTCAGCTGTTCGACGGGATCGTCGATCACAAGATCCTCAGGCTGCACCAGGTGCGCTACGTCGATAATCTCCTCGTCTATGACCTGGCGTGGAATGCCTTCGGCGCGCTGTTGCTGACAATAGGGTTCGTCGTCTGGCGCAAAGCCAGGTCGTCGCACGCCTCGTCGTACGGAGGCCGATAGTCAGTGGCGCACGATACCCATCTACTCACTCTGGTCGGGACCTCTCTGTTCGTCTTGCTGACGCTGGCGCTCTGGTTTGCTTATGTCCTGGGCGTGCGCGCACAACGGCGGCGCCGCAAGCCATGGCAATGCTGGCGGATAGTCAGTTTCAGCCTGGGTTGCGGGCTGTTGGTAGTGGCGTTTTCGCCGTTCATGGTCGAGTGGGGGCATGCAGACTTGCGCGGGCATATGGCGCAACACCTGCTGCTCGGCATGTTCGCGCCCATCGCGCTGATGCTCGGTGCGCCAGGCACGTTGCTGTTGCGCAGTGTGCCGGTGGTGACTGCCCGACGTATCACCGAGTTCGCAGATCGCGTGCCGGTGCGCTGCCTCAGCCATCCGGTCACCGCGCTGCTGTTGAATGTCGGTGCGATGTACGTTCTCTACCTCACCCCGCTATATCAGCTGAGTTTCAGCGAACCTCTTCTGCATATCTGGCTGCATCTGCATTTCGTCCTGGCGGGCTATCTGTTCAGTTGGTCGATTGCCGGACCGGACCCTGCGCCGCATCGACCCGGCATGCGAATGCGGCTGGCCGTGCTGTTCGTGGCAATCGCCGCTCACACCGTGCTTGGCAAGCTTATGTATGCCTACGGCTTCCCGCGCGATGCCGGCCATGACTTGGCGGAAATCGAAGCCGCTGCGCAACTCATGTATTACGGCGGCGATTTCGCTGAGCTGTTGCTGGCGGTGGTGTTTTTTGCTGCTTGGTATCGGCGGCGGAAACTGCCCGAGACGGTTAGCGAAAGCGGACAGCACACCGCCGGCCATGGCTAGAGCCAGGGCCGGCGGTAGGGGAGGAGCCGTAAAGCTGGAACTCAGGCTGCGGCGATCACGTCGCCATGGTTCTCCGGCTCGATCAGCGCACGATGCAGCGCCGCCACGGCAGCGTCGTAGTCGTCTTCGTTGACCACGCACTGCATTTCAACCTGGCGGATCGACTGGTGCACAGCCTGGATGCTAATGCCTGCGCCGGCCAGTGCCGCCACGGTCTTGGCAAGAATGCCCTTGACCTTGAGGTCCGAGCCGATCGCCGAGACGATGGAGACGTTGTGCACCGTGACCTCAGCGGCTGGGTACTTTTCTTCGATCAGCCGGGCGGCCCGGTTGATCAGCTTGCGTGAGCCCGAAGCCGCGTAGTAGGTGATGCTATTGGCGTCGGAGTCCTTGTTCACCACGTACAGGCGCAGTTGCTTGAGCAGCTTGCTGATCTCGATGTCGTAGCCGACATCGCCGAGCATGTCCTGATCGAATACCTCGATGCCGAAGACGTCCTTGCGCCCCGCAATGATCTCGACGCAGGGCCGTTCGCTCTTGTAGTCCTGGCTGATGAGCGTGCCGGCGTGCTCGGGCTCGAAGGCATTTTTGATGCGCAGTTCGATGCCGGCGCGGCGCAGCGTTTTGGCCGCACGCGGATGAATCGCTTCCATGCCCAGATTGGATAGCTGGTCCGCGACGTCATAGTTGGTGCGGCCAATGGTGACCACCTTGTCCGCGCCTACCAGGTTCGGGTCGGCACTGGAAAGATGGAATTCCTTGTGAATGATCGCCTCGCGTGCACCGGTCGCTGCCGCAATCTGGGCGAAGGTGATCTCGCTGTAGCCGCGATCGAAGGTGTTCATCAGCCCTTCGCTGCAATGGGTGTAACCCGTCGCCACCACCAGCTCGCGGGAGAGGTCCACCTCTTCGAAGCTGTGGCGGACCATTTCCTCGAAAGGCAGCGGTGCGTCACGGTGCCAACCGGTCAGGTCGACCATCTTCGCGTTGACACCGCGGTGCTTGAGCGCCAGCACTGAGTTGAACGCGCTGTGCGCTTCGCCAAGGGACGCGAGCATTTCACGAACTTTCATCAAATGTTCGTCAAGCTGAAAATGGCCATAGGCGCAGAGGCGCTGCAGGCTGCTCATGCACTCGCGGGCATCGTCGATCCGCGAGTTGACGAACTGGTTGGCGGCGCGTTGCTCGAACGCGCTGGCGAACAGCTCGGCATTCTTGCCCAACATGCGCTCACGCACCGTTTCCAGCGCTTCGAGCCAGGCGCCTTCGCTGCGCGCATCGGCAAACCGCTGGTAGACACCAGGCTCGCCGGTTTTCTTGTGTTCCAGCAGCAGATTGGTCATGCCGCTGTAAGCCGATACGACAAACACGCGCTGATAGAGCGCGTCGCCCTGGCGCTGACCAA from Pseudomonas sp. DNDY-54 encodes:
- a CDS encoding EAL domain-containing protein — protein: MIDSAQAIQSEGLTQDEQALVDSAELEQRSERTRILYQGSRTSLLLLILASLLFVGLLWDEAPLLELSLWSGWTVLLALLRLHQARLFAKADAVDQQRPYWRHAFLVGSVTTAITLCYAILELVPGESLVQQTILYGVAGSVIVACGVTSGVSLGAFFCFALPSLLPAAFMLLSSEQAQQQAWGVLAVIVLLMLSMVAWQTNRLLAASLQQRAQNQQLIARLQRMRGEATELNGELAREIEQRRQAEAQLQEALEGLEQRVAERTAELGESEAQLNLALEASELGLWDWDLEHDELHHSRLEVVFGIGRTARLRLADPQRPKIHPDDLAHVRQTIITHLKGETDRYSVQYRALMADGRCLWMEDRGRVIERADNGRALRMIGTRRDVSEAHRQAEQQRLAATVFEAAGEGMAILDANFRLLAVNDACCALSGYARDELVGHSVARLASSEDSRQQFPSIRECLAREGRWQGELIETRKNGEVYPQWAQLRAVLDGQGNLTNVVVFVSDLSVRRQVEERLRYLTHFDELTGLANRSLLKARLHSACERTRNSTRGLAVLYIDLDRFKVLNQSLGHEAADQLLREAGRRMSHTFSDADTISRLSGDEFVVVLEGYGSLSTLANIGSRLLSRMSKPMLIDGQELVVSASIGVSLMPDNAREATALLLQANMAMQHAKHLGGNTLQFFTERLQASSLENLKLENQLRRAIDERQLEVFYQPRLNVAEDRLDAAEALVRWRHPQQGLIAPGDFIPLAEETGLIIPLGEFVLREACRQARQWQLDGRAEIRVSVNLSVKQLRQGNFVSLVRHVLDETGLPADKLELELTESQLLDDIDNAVSISHQLRALGVRLAIDDFGTGYSSLSYLKRFPVDFVKIDRSFISELEQVGGDAAIVRAIIAMVHSLELKVVAEGVETQAQMDFLKAHGCDEIQGYLISRPVPADEFVKLLV
- the uvrD gene encoding DNA helicase II: MHDDISFLLNSLNDAQRQAVAAPLGRQLVLAGAGSGKTRVLVHRIAWLHQVERASLHSILSVTFTNKAAAEMRHRIEQLMKVNPQGMWVGTFHGLAHRLLRAHWREAKLAENFQILDSDDQQRLVKRVIRELGLDEQRWPARQAQWWINGQKDEGLRPKHIQASGDLFLATMLSIYQAYEDACARAGVIDFSELLLRALDLWRDNPGLLDHYQRRFRHILVDEFQDTNAVQYAWLRFLAKGGDSLMVVGDDDQSIYGWRGARVENLHQFSEDFQDAETIRLEQNYRSTACILKAANALIANNQGRLGKELWTEGCDGEPISLYAAFNEHDEARYVVESIESALKKDGLTRSEIAILYRSNAQSRVLEEALLRERIPYRIYGGQRFFERAEIKNAMAYLRLIQARDNDAALERVINVPARGIGEKTVEALRQLARQQETSMWAALHQAVGTKVVSGRAASALNGFVELIDTLALKVEGMQLHNMAQLVIEQSGLLAYHRDEKGEKAQARVENLEELVSAARAFDNYSEGEEDEQTPLAAFLDHASLEAGEQQAGDHEDSVQLMTLHSAKGLEFPLVFLVGMEEGLFPHKMSLEEPGRLEEERRLAYVGITRAMQQLIITYAETRRLYGSETYNKISRFVRELPPALVNEVRLSNTVSRSFNSRGMSGGSLFDGANVPETPFNLGQRVRHSLFGEGTILNFEGSGAQARVQVNFEDEGSKWLMLSYAKLEAL
- a CDS encoding TRAP transporter substrate-binding protein, producing MKRRHLFGAAAALLASLSLAGCNDEKKVEPTSEPEAAASEAPQTYNWKMVTAWPKNYPGLGTAAQRLADRVNTMSDGRLTIKVYAGGELVPALEVFDAVSRGTAELGHGAAYYWKGKVPTAQFFTSVPFGLSTSEMNAWLTRGGGQAFWDEAYAPYGVKPMVVGNTGMQMGGWFNKEINSLQDLQGLKIRTPGLGGEVLSRLGATTVNMPGGEVFTALQTGAIDATDWVSPYNDLAFGLHKAAKYYYYPGWQEPQAVLELLVNQKALDSLPEDLRAILTEAAGAASRDMIDDYVYNNAIALDQLKQQGTELKRFPDEVLAAMREQSDAVLGELAAQSELNGRIWASMKAFQAQVKPMHEISEKELYNWR
- a CDS encoding aspartate kinase yields the protein MHTVEKIGGTSMSRFDEVLNNIFIGQRQGDALYQRVFVVSAYSGMTNLLLEHKKTGEPGVYQRFADARSEGAWLEALETVRERMLGKNAELFASAFEQRAANQFVNSRIDDARECMSSLQRLCAYGHFQLDEHLMKVREMLASLGEAHSAFNSVLALKHRGVNAKMVDLTGWHRDAPLPFEEMVRHSFEEVDLSRELVVATGYTHCSEGLMNTFDRGYSEITFAQIAAATGAREAIIHKEFHLSSADPNLVGADKVVTIGRTNYDVADQLSNLGMEAIHPRAAKTLRRAGIELRIKNAFEPEHAGTLISQDYKSERPCVEIIAGRKDVFGIEVFDQDMLGDVGYDIEISKLLKQLRLYVVNKDSDANSITYYAASGSRKLINRAARLIEEKYPAAEVTVHNVSIVSAIGSDLKVKGILAKTVAALAGAGISIQAVHQSIRQVEMQCVVNEDDYDAAVAALHRALIEPENHGDVIAAA
- a CDS encoding DUF2243 domain-containing protein — protein: MSEYPVDTRGSLTATIFLGIGLMAAIDEIVFHQILAWHHFFDRSTQPIALLSDGLLHAAELLMLAAGFYLFVQLSGRRAVSRLHAWAGLFLGAGGFQLFDGIVDHKILRLHQVRYVDNLLVYDLAWNAFGALLLTIGFVVWRKARSSHASSYGGR
- a CDS encoding cytochrome c oxidase assembly protein; protein product: MAHDTHLLTLVGTSLFVLLTLALWFAYVLGVRAQRRRRKPWQCWRIVSFSLGCGLLVVAFSPFMVEWGHADLRGHMAQHLLLGMFAPIALMLGAPGTLLLRSVPVVTARRITEFADRVPVRCLSHPVTALLLNVGAMYVLYLTPLYQLSFSEPLLHIWLHLHFVLAGYLFSWSIAGPDPAPHRPGMRMRLAVLFVAIAAHTVLGKLMYAYGFPRDAGHDLAEIEAAAQLMYYGGDFAELLLAVVFFAAWYRRRKLPETVSESGQHTAGHG
- the yegQ gene encoding tRNA 5-hydroxyuridine modification protein YegQ, translated to MTLLRPELLSPAGTLKSMRYAFAYGADAVYAGQPRYSLRVRNNEFDHANLKLGIDEAHAQGKQFYVVVNIAPHNAKLRTFIKDLEPVVAMGPDALIMSDPGLIMLVRQHFPAMTVHLSVQANAVNWASVEFWRQQGLTRAILSRELSLEEIGEIREKVPGMELEVFVHGALCMAYSGRCLLSGYINKRDPNQGSCTNACRWEYKAHEGKEDELGNIVQQYQPIPVQQIEPTLGAGAPTDHMFLLEDGSRPGELMEAFEDEHGTYIMNSKDLRAVQHVERLVQMGVHSLKIEGRTKSHYYVARTAQVYRKAIDDAVAGRPFDKSLMDTLESLAHRGYTEGFLRRHVHDEYQNYERGFSLSDRQQFVGELTGERRNGLAEVIVKNRFGVGDRLELMTPQGNLNFRLEALETKRGERTEVAPGDGHVLYMPVPETVDLRYALVMRELNGSTTRG